In one Culex quinquefasciatus strain JHB chromosome 2, VPISU_Cqui_1.0_pri_paternal, whole genome shotgun sequence genomic region, the following are encoded:
- the LOC6038924 gene encoding esterase E4, whose product MSAARYSSGCTILLVLLATSAFCDEVLPDPVVCLKVQNQLCIRGSLRTSAMSSSYEAFLGVPFAKPPVGELRLANPVPNDPWSGIYDARQPKPPCIQRIDVQTPAGNIVGDEDCLYLNVYRPSLIVESLPVVVYIHGGAFQYGSAAPSNVGPEYFMDNGKVILVTVEYRQGALGFLSSGCSVIPGNFGLKDQAMAIRWVKRYIHRFGGDPNLITVAGQSSGAASAQLHMMSPLSRGHFSRAIMMSGSALSFWAAPSKDSAYVARQQLAVLGIQSFAEMSSQDMLATLRSVEAYDLVKSIDNLKQLLGIVRSLVVYGPVVEPFVKRQSFLSDDPQKLWDAGDYEPIPWLAGLLPNDGLIFSSLGYKLNADPEIWSQIVPQLPYILTASIGLDLSAATRIKSRFYPDSTSPEWLTSQNLNKLTDMVTESAFTYPLLHSIRSHLRNGYAKNAPISLYHFNFTGPYSYANYLLPNSGQSLGICHSDELIYLFDSALLFPQFAPGSAGRIMSERFVAFMVDFARYGITQPVSGSCQSLEQCMMNEFFNRDSDRRPVGMGQVSAIDGELLAFWDDLYIKQ is encoded by the exons ATGTCTGCAGCGCGATACTCTTCAGGATGTACAATTTTGCTTGTACTGCTTGCCACGTCCGCGTTCTGCGACGAAGTGCTGCCCGATCCGGTTGTTTGCCTGAAAGTGCAGAATCAGCTGTGCATTCGGGGCAGCTTGCGGACTTCGGCGATGAGCAGCTCGTACGAGGCGTTTCTGGGAGTCCCATTTGCCAAGCCACCCGTTGGAGAGCTGCGGTTAGCG AATCCAGTTCCGAACGATCCGTGGAGTGGGATTTACGACGCGAGGCAGCCGAAACCTCCGTGCATTCAAAGGATCGATGTGCAAACTCCAGCTGGAAACATCGTCGGTGACGAAGATTGCTTGTACTTGAACGTGTACAGACCAAGCTTGATCGTGGAGTCGCTCCCGGTTGTAGTTTACATTCACGGAGGAGCCTTCCAGTACGGTTCGGCAGCGCCATCCAATGTAGGTCCGGAGTATTTCATGGACAACGGGAAGGTCATCTTGGTAACGGTTGAGTACCGACAGGGAGCGTTGGGATTCCTTTCGTCTGGTTGTTCGGTTATCCCTGGGAACTTTGGCCTGAAGGATCAAGCAATGGCGATCAGGTGGGTCAAGAGGTACATCCACAGGTTTGGCGGGGACCCGAATTTGATTACCGTTGCAGGGCAAAGCTCCGGTGCAGCCAGTGCGCAACTCCACATGATGTCACCGCTGAGCAGAGGACACTTTTCCAGAGCGATCATGATGAGCGGAAGTGCTTTGTCATTTTGGGCGGCTCCGAGCAAGGATTCAGCTTACGTTGCTCGACAGCAGCTGGCGGTCCTGGGTATCCAATCTTTCGCTGAAATGTCCAGCCAGGACATGCTAGCCACTCTTCGTAGCGTTGAAGCTTACGATCTGGTCAAGTCAATAGATAACTTGAAGCAGCTACTCGGGATTGTCCGATCGTTGGTTGTGTACGGACCAGTCGTGGAACCGTTTGTAAAAAGACAGAGTTTTTTGTCGGACGATCCGCAAAAACTCTGGGATGCTGGAGACTACGAGCCGATTCCCTGGTTAGCAGGACTGTTGCCCAACGATGGACTTATATTTTCATCTCTAGGATACAAGTTGAACGCAGATCCCGAAATTTGGTCACAAATTGTACCCCAACTTCCGTACATTCTTACTGCCAGTATCGGACTAGATCTATCCGCAGCAACCCGAATCAAGAGTCGCTTCTATCCAGATTCCACCAGCCCGGAGTGGCTCACGTCACAGAATCTAAACAAACTCACAGAT ATGGTAACAGAGTCCGCCTTTACGTACCCGTTGCTGCACTCGATCCGGTCACATCTGCGGAACGGTTACGCGAAGAACGCACCCATCAGCTTGTACCACTTCAACTTTACCGGACCGTACTCGTACGCAAACTACCTGTTGCCGAACTCTGGACAAAGCCTCGGAATCTGCCACAGCGATGAGTTGATCTACCTGTTCGATAGTGCGCTGCTGTTTCCACAGTTTGCACCCGGGTCGGCCGGAAGGATCATGTCGGAGAGGTTTGTGGCGTTTATGGTGGACTTTGCTCGCTACGG AATAACTCAACCCGTCAGCGGATCCTGCCAGAGTCTTGAGCAGTGCATGATGAATGAGTTCTTCAACAGGGATAGTGATAGGAGACCGGTTGGGATGGGACAGGTGTCCGCCATTGATGGGGAGTTGCTGGCTTTCTGGGATGATCTTTACATAAAACAATAA